A window of Phycisphaerales bacterium contains these coding sequences:
- a CDS encoding MTAP family purine nucleoside phosphorylase, which yields MGEVVIGIIGGTGLGERLADAFGASLQAVEIDTPLGRPSGAVLSGELLGTRVAILGRHGAGHTLNPSAVPYRANIFALKTLGVTHLIASGATGSLRENIHPGEIVLVDQFIDKTVGRERTFYERAAVHVEFAEPVCPVMRRWLADAAEREGLHCHDGGTYVCMEGPAFSTRAESEMHRTWGGDLIGMTALPEAKLAREAEMAYALIGLPTDYDCWRPAPEGVARESLLGEIIGNLSKASEASVRLIRAALSDVSSLRAAPSAAHEALALAIWSDKARIDAGEVKRLGPLWGRYFA from the coding sequence ATGGGTGAAGTGGTCATCGGGATCATCGGGGGCACCGGGCTGGGCGAGCGGCTGGCGGATGCGTTCGGGGCGTCGCTGCAGGCGGTGGAGATCGACACGCCCTTGGGCCGGCCCAGCGGCGCCGTGCTGAGCGGCGAACTGCTCGGCACGCGCGTGGCCATCCTGGGCCGACACGGGGCCGGGCACACGCTTAACCCTTCGGCCGTGCCCTATCGGGCCAACATTTTCGCGCTCAAGACGCTGGGCGTGACGCACCTCATTGCCAGCGGGGCCACCGGCTCGCTGCGCGAGAACATCCATCCGGGCGAGATCGTCCTCGTCGATCAGTTCATTGACAAGACCGTCGGCCGCGAGCGGACGTTTTATGAGCGGGCGGCGGTGCACGTCGAGTTCGCCGAGCCGGTGTGCCCGGTCATGCGGCGGTGGCTGGCGGACGCGGCGGAGCGCGAGGGACTGCACTGCCACGACGGCGGGACGTACGTGTGCATGGAGGGCCCGGCGTTTTCGACGCGGGCTGAGAGCGAGATGCACCGCACGTGGGGCGGCGATCTCATCGGCATGACGGCGCTGCCCGAGGCGAAACTGGCGCGCGAGGCGGAGATGGCGTACGCGCTCATCGGCCTGCCGACGGATTATGACTGCTGGCGGCCGGCGCCCGAGGGCGTGGCGCGCGAATCGCTGCTGGGCGAGATCATCGGCAACCTGAGCAAGGCGAGCGAGGCGTCGGTGCGGCTGATTCGCGCGGCGCTGAGCGATGTGTCGTCGCTGCGCGCTGCGCCCAGCGCAGCGCACGAGGCGCTGGCGCTGGCGATCTGGTCTGACAAGGCGCGGATCGACGCCGGCGAGGTCAAGCGGCTGGGGCCGCTGTGGGGCCGGTACTTTGCGTAA
- a CDS encoding DUF2934 domain-containing protein, which yields MPGADGARVTEEMIATLARRLWEVRGGNAVLNWLEAERSLQDLLRGSPD from the coding sequence ATGCCGGGCGCCGACGGGGCGCGGGTCACGGAGGAGATGATCGCGACGCTGGCCCGGCGGCTTTGGGAAGTGCGCGGCGGGAACGCCGTGCTCAACTGGCTTGAGGCTGAGCGCTCGCTGCAGGATCTGCTGCGTGGCTCGCCCGATTGA